Within Massilia endophytica, the genomic segment CAAGCTTGAGAGCCTGCAGGCCATGGAGAGCAGCGGGGGAGAGCCCGATGTGATCGGTCAGGAAGGGAAGGAGTTCGTCTTTTGCGACTGCTCGGCGGAGACTCCCGCCGGCCGGCGCAGCATCTGCTACGACCGCGAAGCCCTCGAATCGCGCAAGGCCAACAAGCCCGAAGCGAGCGCCCTGGAAATGGCGGCCTCCATGGGCATCGAGATGCTGGAGCCCGAGCAGTACCGGGCGCTCCAGGCGCTGGGGCAGTTCGACTGCAAGACATCGAGCTGGGTCAGCA encodes:
- a CDS encoding DUF4256 domain-containing protein — encoded protein: MKPEHRTLIETLKARFEKNMQRHTGIEWSAVQAKLEASSGKLESLQAMESSGGEPDVIGQEGKEFVFCDCSAETPAGRRSICYDREALESRKANKPEASALEMAASMGIEMLEPEQYRALQALGQFDCKTSSWVSTPADIRKAGGALFCDRRYGHVFLYHNGAESYYAARGFRGRLKV